From a single Chlamydia muridarum str. Nigg genomic region:
- the leuS gene encoding leucine--tRNA ligase, protein MRYDPSLIEEKWQKFWKEEQTFRAEEDETKTKYYVLDMFPYPSGAGLHVGHLIGYTATDIVARYKRAKGFSVLHPMGWDSFGLPAEQYAIRTGTHPRETTEKNIANFKQQLTSMGFSYDESREFATSDPEYYKWTQKLFLILYEKGLAYMADMAVNYCPELGTVLSNEEVENGFSVEGGYPVERRMLRQWVLRITAFADQLLGGLDELDWPESVKQLQRNWIGKSVGASVHFETEHGVLEVFTTRPDTLIGVSFLVLAPEHPLVDLLTSDEQKTIVAQYVKETQSKSERDRISEMKTKSGVFTGAYAKHPVTQNPIPIWIADYVLMGYGSGAVMGVPAHDDRDLLFAQQFDLPIISVVSEDGVCINSCHEDFSLDGLSGEEAKQYVINFLEKNNLGSAKVAYKLRDWLFSRQRYWGEPIPVIHFEDGSCRPLKDDELPLLPPEIQDYRPEGVGQGPLAKVKEWVNVFDSETQKEGKRETHTMPQWAGSCWYYLRFCDAHNSCAPWAEEKEQYWMPVDLYIGGAEHAVLHLLYARFWHQVFYEAGIVSTPEPFKKLVNQGLVLSTSYRIPGKGYIAPEMAKEENGQWISPSGELLDVRQEKMSKSKLNGVDPKVLIDEFGADAVRMYAMFSGPLDKNKLWSNQGVAGCRRFLNRFYEMATSSRVKDEDIFEGMSLAHKLVQRVTDDIEKLSLNTITSSFMEFINEFVKLPVYPKNAVEMAVRALAPIAPHISEELWVLLGNASGIEKAGWPKALPEYLEGKIVTIVVQVNGKLRARLDISKDAIEEEVVALAKEAVSKYLEGGVVRKTIFVLNRLVNFVI, encoded by the coding sequence TTGCATGTTGGGCACTTGATTGGTTATACGGCGACAGATATTGTTGCGAGATACAAGCGTGCTAAAGGATTTTCTGTTTTGCATCCTATGGGATGGGATAGCTTTGGGCTACCTGCCGAGCAGTATGCTATACGTACAGGGACGCATCCAAGAGAAACCACGGAGAAGAATATTGCTAATTTTAAACAGCAGTTGACTTCAATGGGATTTTCCTACGATGAAAGCCGCGAATTTGCTACTTCGGATCCAGAATACTATAAATGGACACAAAAGCTTTTTTTGATCCTTTATGAGAAAGGTCTAGCCTATATGGCTGATATGGCCGTTAACTACTGTCCTGAGTTGGGCACTGTTTTGTCTAATGAAGAAGTAGAAAATGGTTTTTCTGTTGAAGGAGGATATCCTGTTGAAAGAAGGATGCTCCGCCAGTGGGTATTACGTATAACAGCTTTTGCGGATCAGTTATTAGGTGGATTAGATGAGCTAGATTGGCCTGAAAGTGTTAAACAGCTTCAGAGAAATTGGATCGGGAAATCCGTAGGAGCATCTGTCCATTTTGAAACAGAACACGGTGTTCTGGAAGTTTTTACAACAAGACCAGATACTCTGATAGGGGTTTCTTTTTTAGTGTTGGCTCCCGAGCATCCTTTGGTTGATCTTTTAACTTCTGATGAGCAGAAAACTATTGTGGCTCAATATGTCAAGGAGACGCAAAGTAAAAGTGAAAGAGATCGCATCAGTGAAATGAAAACGAAAAGCGGGGTCTTTACTGGAGCTTATGCGAAACATCCGGTTACTCAAAATCCTATTCCTATTTGGATTGCGGATTATGTGTTAATGGGATACGGTTCAGGCGCAGTTATGGGAGTTCCTGCTCATGACGACCGAGATTTATTATTCGCGCAACAGTTCGATTTACCGATAATCTCTGTTGTTAGTGAAGATGGCGTCTGTATTAATAGTTGCCATGAGGATTTTAGTCTGGATGGGCTATCAGGAGAAGAAGCTAAGCAGTATGTGATTAACTTTTTAGAAAAGAATAATTTAGGTTCTGCAAAGGTTGCGTATAAGCTGCGAGATTGGTTGTTCTCTCGTCAACGCTATTGGGGAGAACCGATTCCAGTCATCCATTTTGAAGATGGTTCATGTCGTCCTTTAAAAGACGATGAGCTTCCTTTACTTCCCCCTGAAATCCAGGATTATCGGCCTGAGGGGGTTGGCCAGGGTCCTCTAGCCAAAGTAAAAGAATGGGTGAATGTTTTTGATTCAGAGACGCAAAAAGAAGGTAAGCGTGAAACGCATACCATGCCTCAGTGGGCTGGCTCTTGCTGGTACTATTTGCGTTTTTGTGATGCTCATAACTCCTGTGCTCCTTGGGCAGAGGAAAAAGAACAGTACTGGATGCCAGTAGATCTTTATATTGGAGGGGCTGAACATGCTGTGTTGCACCTGTTATACGCACGTTTTTGGCATCAGGTATTTTATGAAGCCGGCATTGTTTCTACTCCCGAGCCATTCAAAAAATTAGTCAATCAGGGGTTAGTTTTATCAACATCCTATCGTATTCCTGGGAAAGGATATATAGCTCCCGAAATGGCTAAAGAAGAGAATGGGCAATGGATTTCTCCTTCAGGGGAATTACTTGACGTTCGCCAAGAAAAAATGTCGAAATCTAAGTTGAATGGAGTAGATCCAAAGGTTTTGATAGATGAATTCGGAGCAGATGCGGTTCGGATGTACGCCATGTTTTCTGGACCATTAGATAAAAATAAACTCTGGTCGAACCAGGGGGTTGCTGGCTGCCGACGATTTTTAAACCGTTTTTATGAAATGGCAACTTCTTCTCGGGTAAAAGACGAGGATATTTTTGAGGGAATGTCCTTAGCACACAAACTTGTGCAACGTGTAACGGATGACATTGAAAAATTGTCTTTGAATACGATAACGTCTTCTTTTATGGAGTTTATCAATGAATTTGTAAAACTTCCTGTATATCCAAAAAATGCTGTAGAAATGGCTGTACGAGCTTTAGCTCCCATTGCTCCTCATATTAGTGAAGAGTTATGGGTGTTGTTAGGGAATGCTTCGGGTATTGAAAAGGCTGGTTGGCCTAAAGCACTCCCCGAGTATTTAGAGGGGAAAATCGTGACCATCGTAGTCCAAGTAAATGGGAAGCTTCGAGCTCGATTAGATATTAGTAAGGATGCAATAGAGGAAGAGGTTGTTGCATTGGCTAAAGAAGCTGTATCTAAATATTTGGAAGGTGGGGTAGTGAGAAAGACTATTTTTGTTCTGAACCGACTAGTTAACTTCGTGATATAA